A portion of the Cryptomeria japonica chromosome 5, Sugi_1.0, whole genome shotgun sequence genome contains these proteins:
- the LOC131039640 gene encoding uncharacterized protein LOC131039640, with amino-acid sequence MRNLYTKNTTYDLSLQNLQTNVTAFQNFSEKRSAFARIEPASTETNKERQIMGPGGPGGGGGGGGGGPGGGFGPGGFGPGPGGFGSGPGGFGPGPGGFGPGPGFGPGPWGMGPPPMLGNYWGGGFGGWGGGFGGCICDILQCLCCCWLLEMCCGGCCPPFRGGPPPPYY; translated from the exons ATGAGAAACTTATACACGAAGAATACTACCTACGATCTTTCTCTACAAAACCTTCAAACAAATGTCACTGCATTTCAAAACTTCAGTGAGAAAAGATCGGCCTTTGCGAGAATCGAACCCGCGTCGACTGAAACAAACAAAGAAAGGCAAATAATGGGGCCTGGAGGTccgggaggaggaggaggaggaggaggaggaggacctGGAGGCGGTTTTGGACCAGGTGGATTTGGCCCCGGACCAGGTGGATTCGGCTCTGGACCAGGCGGTTTTGGCCCCGGACCAGGTGGTTTTGGACCAGGCCCTGGTTTTGGACCCGGTCCATGGGGAATGGGACCTCCTCCTATGCTTGGAAATTACTGGGGAGGTGGTTTTGGGGGCTGGGGTGGTGGATTCGGCGGTTGTATATGTGATAT CTTGCAGTGCTTGTGTTGTTGCTGGCTATTAGAGATGTGTTGTGGAGGATGCTGCCCACCATTTAGAGGAGGTCCACCACCTCCTTATTACTGA
- the LOC131039577 gene encoding cytochrome P450 94A2-like, whose translation MEMAELSFNLLLPCVSLVVSVFFLLQLFFRVRQKGKSENPTLLPVLGILFPLIKNRYRLHDWITDLLSASPSNTFKYQRPGGIRSYITANPANVEYVLKTHFENYRKGERLNIILHDFLGRGIFNSNGELWKMQRKVASYEFNTKSFRNFVVETVQSEILERLIPVLSKACNEGFSIDLQDVLQRFTFDNICKVAFGVDPACLEPSLPQLPFARVFGDATELSFGRFLYGVPFLWRIKRALNLGSERRLRRAIRAVDDFAMNLIRSRSKEIAEIQLKGSDSPRNDLLSRLMAATNEFETETVEDEDKYKSDAFLRDMIVNFMLAGRDSPSTSLTWFFWVLSSHPQVESAIRHEILQILSKRKGEMEAEPKGGFNISFTYEEFREMKYLHAAVCESLRLYPPVPLDSRSAIQDDILPDGSFVGKGWGVDYSIYAMGRMESIWGADCLEFKPERWFVGGEFVRENPYKFTVFNGGPRICLGKEMAFIQMKSIVASIIHKFSLEVDKSFVPTYTLDFNMHMKGEMLVTVRTR comes from the coding sequence ATGGAAATGGCTGAGCTCTCCTTTAATTTGCTCCTTCCCTGTGTTAGCCTAGTTGTCAGCGTCTTTTTCTTACTGCAGCTTTTCTTTCGTGTTCGACAGAAGGGTAAATCTGAGAACCCCACTCTCCTTCCTGTCTTGGGCATACTTTTTCCATTGATAAAAAACCGTTACAGGTTGCATGATTGGATTACAGATTTACTCTCAGCTTCTCCTTCTAATACATTCAAATACCAGAGGCCAGGAGGAATTAGATCGTATATCACAGCCAATCCTGCAAATGTGGAGTATGTGCTCAAAACCCATTTCGAAAATTACAGGAAAGGGGAACGCCTCAACATTATTCTACACGactttttgggcagaggaattTTCAATTCCAACGGTGAGCTGTGGAAGATGCAGAGGAAGGTTGCAAGCTACGAATTCAACACTAAATCGTTCAGAAATTTCGTAGTGGAGACGGTGCAATCAGAAATTTTGGAGCGTCTCATACCTGTCCTCTCCAAGGCCTGCAATGAGGGATTCTCCATTGACTTGCAAGATGTTTTGCAGAGATTCACCTTCGATAATATTTGCAAAGTTGCCTTCGGAGTGGATCCTGCTTGTCTGGAGCCTTCTCTCCCCCAATTACCCTTTGCCAGGGTTTTTGGGGATGCAACAGAATTAAGCTTCGGGAGATTTCTGTACGGCGTGCCCTTTCTCTGGAGAATCAAGCGTGCCCTTAACCTAGGTTCAGAAAGGCGGCTGCGCAGGGCGATTCGTGCGGTGGATGATTTTGCTATGAATTTAATTCGCTCTAGGAGTAAAGAAATCGCCGAGATTCAATTAAAGGGAAGCGATTCCCCGAGAAATGATCTCCTTTCCAGATTAATGGCAGCAACTAACGAATTTGAAACAGAGACTGTTGAAGATGAGGATAAATACAAATCTGATGCTTTTCTCAGAGACATGATTGTGAATTTTATGCTGGCCGGAAGAGATTCGCCTTCGACTTCACTGACCTGGTTCTTCTGGGTGCTTTCATCACATCCGCAAGTGGAGTCAGCCATCCGCCATGAAATTCTGCAGATTTTATCAAAAAGAAAAGGGGAAATGGAAGCAGAACCAAAAGGGGGATTCAACATCTCGTTTACATACGAGGAATTCAGGGAAATGAAATATCTTCATGCTGCCGTGTGCGAATCTCTCCGCCTGTACCCTCCTGTGCCTCTTGATTCCAGATCAGCAATTCAAGATGACATTTTGCCTGACGGTAGTTTTGTGGGCAAAGGGTGGGGTGTTGACTACAGCATTTACGCCATGGGCAGAATGGAAAGCATCTGGGGAGCGGATTGCCTGGAATTTAAGCCAGAGAGATGGTTTGTGGGTGGAGAATTTGTAAGAGAAAATCCTTACAAGTTCACTGTTTTCAATGGCGGACCTCGCATATGTCTGGGAAAGGAGATGGCCTTCATTCAAATGAAGTCGATCGTGGCTTCCATAATTCATAAATTTAGCTTGGAGGTCGATAAGAGCTTTGTTCCCACATATACACTTGACTTCAATATGCATATGAAGGGAGAAATGCTGGTTACTGTGAGGACAAGGTAA